From the Halodesulfovibrio aestuarii DSM 17919 = ATCC 29578 genome, one window contains:
- a CDS encoding helix-turn-helix domain-containing protein, whose amino-acid sequence MDEQKKIVERIASIVLAASNNELSVMQTASILQKMNISRSYSSNLLKKYTEFSIFKFIEQEKMYRLRLKISQDRKYTIENACIEFGICKQDHVIEKFKKKYIVTPGSYKKIHHKEVT is encoded by the coding sequence ATGGATGAGCAAAAAAAAATTGTTGAAAGAATTGCAAGCATTGTTTTGGCAGCATCAAACAATGAACTTTCAGTAATGCAGACAGCATCTATATTGCAGAAGATGAATATTAGTCGAAGTTACAGTTCTAATTTGCTCAAAAAATATACAGAGTTCTCTATTTTTAAATTTATTGAACAAGAAAAAATGTACAGATTACGTTTGAAAATATCTCAAGATCGGAAATATACAATTGAAAATGCATGTATAGAATTTGGGATATGCAAACAAGATCATGTAATAGAGAAATTTAAAAAAAAATATATCGTTACACCAGGTAGCTATAAGAAAATACATCATAAAGAAGTAACCTAA